The Corynebacterium comes genome window below encodes:
- the mnmA gene encoding tRNA 2-thiouridine(34) synthase MnmA, with product MRVLAAMSGGVDSAVAASRMVEAGHDVVGVHLALSRDPQAVRESSRGCCSLEDSADARRVCDKLGIPFYVWDFSDRFKADVIDDFVESYARGETPNPCLRCNEKIKFAALLDRAVALGFDAVATGHYAVIDADGHLRRSSDEHKDQSYVLGVLTRDELDRCLFPVGDTPKPQIREEAAARGFSVARKPDSYDICFIPDGNTQAFLGARIGLRPGLVVDQEGHELREHDGAWNFTIGQRKGLDLRDPAADGRPRYVTDIDAATGTVTVGPRAALSVGVIHADRLKVLHPEMVGSLEAIVQVRAHGGISPCRASIQGDQMTLLLDEPLQGVARGQAAVLYLPDPDGQGDVVLGSGTICGTETL from the coding sequence ATGCGCGTACTGGCTGCCATGAGCGGCGGCGTCGATTCGGCGGTGGCCGCATCGAGGATGGTGGAGGCGGGCCACGACGTCGTCGGCGTCCACCTCGCGCTCTCACGCGATCCGCAGGCCGTGCGCGAGTCCTCCCGCGGCTGCTGCTCCCTGGAGGACTCCGCGGACGCGCGCCGGGTGTGCGACAAGCTGGGCATCCCCTTCTACGTGTGGGACTTCTCCGACCGCTTCAAGGCCGACGTCATCGACGACTTCGTCGAGTCCTACGCCCGCGGCGAAACCCCCAATCCCTGCCTGCGCTGCAACGAGAAGATCAAGTTCGCGGCGTTGCTCGACCGCGCGGTGGCCCTCGGCTTCGATGCGGTGGCCACCGGCCACTACGCCGTCATCGACGCCGACGGCCACCTCCGCCGCTCCTCCGACGAGCACAAGGACCAGTCCTATGTGCTGGGTGTGCTCACCCGCGACGAGCTCGACCGCTGCCTCTTCCCCGTCGGCGACACCCCCAAGCCGCAGATCCGCGAGGAGGCCGCCGCCCGCGGCTTCTCGGTGGCCCGCAAGCCGGACTCCTATGACATCTGCTTCATCCCCGACGGCAACACCCAGGCCTTCCTCGGCGCACGCATCGGCCTGCGCCCCGGCCTGGTCGTGGACCAGGAGGGCCACGAGCTCCGCGAGCACGACGGCGCCTGGAATTTCACCATCGGTCAGCGCAAGGGCCTGGACCTGCGGGACCCCGCCGCCGACGGCCGCCCGCGCTACGTCACCGACATCGACGCCGCCACCGGCACCGTCACCGTCGGCCCGCGAGCCGCACTCTCGGTGGGAGTCATCCACGCCGACCGGCTCAAGGTGCTCCACCCGGAGATGGTCGGCTCCCTCGAGGCCATCGTCCAGGTCCGCGCCCACGGCGGCATCAGCCCCTGCCGCGCGTCGATCCAGGGAGACCAGATGACGCTGCTTCTCGACGAACCCCTCCAGGGCGTCGCCCGCGGCCAGGCCGCCGTCCTCTACCTCCCGGATCCGGACGGCCAGGGGGACGTGGTCCTCGGCTCCGGCACCATCTGCGGGACGGAAACCCTGTGA
- a CDS encoding uroporphyrinogen decarboxylase/cobalamine-independent methonine synthase family protein: MTAYGLGPLPGTSIPGAADVILSETGDLPHLPELPDRGLGSDPVGRTAGLLEAVIVDRGPRSWIMTDRPQLLTRRTWDLLNRDLDELEEAWGTTIPNLKVQITGPWTLAAGIELANGHRVITDRGALRDLTDALIEGVNQHVRDVATRFHADVTVQIDEPDLPDISGGLRGATAFNPVRPVNPKDLAERLAHVVEGLDSEHVMLNQTGYAPLWDVARDSGAQTVLITLDQVTGTEQLDGLGQTVSAGTRIGLGVTGPEDRVDELLARPRERAVAVARFWEQLGLDPRWLTDRVDVHPRAGITHGTVTQAAQAYRMAAAVEKMLRTDAGDL; this comes from the coding sequence GTGACCGCCTACGGACTGGGCCCGCTGCCCGGCACCTCGATCCCCGGGGCCGCCGACGTCATCCTCTCCGAGACCGGCGACCTCCCGCACCTGCCCGAGCTGCCCGACCGGGGATTGGGTTCAGACCCGGTGGGACGCACCGCCGGACTGTTGGAGGCCGTCATCGTCGACCGGGGGCCCCGCTCCTGGATCATGACCGATCGCCCGCAGCTGCTCACCCGCCGCACCTGGGACCTGCTCAACCGGGACCTCGACGAGCTCGAGGAGGCCTGGGGCACCACGATCCCGAACCTCAAGGTCCAGATCACCGGACCGTGGACCCTCGCCGCCGGGATCGAACTGGCCAACGGGCACCGGGTGATCACCGACCGGGGAGCATTACGCGATCTCACCGACGCACTCATCGAGGGCGTCAACCAACACGTCCGTGACGTGGCCACCCGATTCCATGCGGACGTCACCGTGCAGATCGACGAACCCGACCTGCCGGACATCTCCGGCGGACTGCGGGGTGCCACGGCCTTCAACCCCGTCCGGCCCGTCAACCCGAAGGACCTGGCGGAACGCCTGGCTCACGTGGTCGAGGGACTCGACTCCGAGCACGTCATGCTCAACCAGACCGGTTACGCACCCCTGTGGGACGTGGCCCGTGACAGTGGGGCGCAGACGGTCCTGATCACCCTCGACCAGGTGACGGGTACGGAACAACTCGACGGCCTCGGCCAGACAGTGAGCGCCGGCACCCGCATCGGCCTGGGGGTGACAGGTCCGGAGGACCGCGTCGACGAACTGCTCGCCCGCCCCCGGGAGCGGGCCGTCGCCGTCGCCCGGTTCTGGGAGCAGCTCGGCCTGGACCCGCGGTGGTTGACCGATCGTGTCGACGTCCACCCGCGCGCCGGAATCACCCACGGCACCGTCACACAGGCGGCCCAGGCCTACCGGATGGCCGCAGCCGTGGAGAAGATGCTGCGCACGGACGCCGGGGACCTCTGA
- a CDS encoding ABC transporter permease, producing the protein MNPTLLTATAGRVLRQLRADPRSMALLLVVPVLLLTLFYFIYQDNPQLFNVVGVVMTVVLPMSLMFIVSSVTMQRERANGTLERLWTTRLHRGDFIGGYALAFGLLAVLQSLILVAVMDLFMNVTSHAEWWILALIAGATGVTGLSLGLLGSAFARSEFQAVQLMPVLIIPQILLCGLLVPRAQLPELLRWLSDAMPLSYAVEAATEAARSGFSRDVAQNTAICIGFALVFLALAAVTMPRRTR; encoded by the coding sequence ATGAACCCCACCCTGCTCACCGCCACCGCCGGCCGGGTCCTGCGGCAACTACGTGCCGACCCCCGGTCGATGGCTCTGCTCCTGGTCGTCCCGGTGCTGCTGCTCACACTGTTCTACTTCATCTATCAGGACAACCCGCAGCTGTTCAACGTCGTCGGCGTCGTCATGACGGTCGTCCTCCCCATGTCGCTGATGTTCATCGTGTCGTCGGTGACCATGCAGCGCGAACGCGCGAACGGCACTCTCGAGCGACTGTGGACCACCCGCCTGCACCGGGGTGATTTCATCGGCGGTTATGCGCTCGCGTTCGGTCTCCTCGCCGTCCTCCAATCGCTGATCCTGGTCGCGGTGATGGACCTGTTCATGAACGTCACCTCCCATGCCGAGTGGTGGATTCTGGCGCTCATCGCCGGGGCGACGGGGGTGACAGGCCTGTCCCTGGGGTTGCTCGGCTCCGCGTTCGCGCGTTCCGAGTTCCAGGCGGTTCAGCTCATGCCGGTGCTGATCATCCCGCAGATCCTGCTGTGCGGACTCCTTGTTCCCCGCGCGCAGCTCCCCGAACTGCTGCGCTGGCTTTCCGACGCCATGCCGTTGTCCTATGCCGTAGAGGCCGCCACCGAGGCAGCGCGCTCCGGCTTCAGCCGCGACGTCGCACAGAACACCGCGATATGCATCGGTTTCGCGCTCGTCTTCCTGGCCCTGGCGGCGGTGACGATGCCGCGGCGCACCCGGTGA
- a CDS encoding ABC transporter ATP-binding protein, with protein MTMSTAVEARGLNVTRGSRRRPTPVLHSLDFRIPAGSITGLFGPSGCGKTTLMRTMSGLQRFTGELQVLGCPAGDSSLRSRIGYVTQSPSLYPELTVDENLAYFARLAGGAAGGVVEKLGLEDVRGDRVSDLSGGQRGRASLGAALVGEPELLIMDEPTVGLDPVIRAQLWRNFHSLADEGRTLIVSSHVMEEAGRCDLLLLMRAGEIIWRGVPAELLESTGTQSFEDAFLATVERPAR; from the coding sequence ATGACGATGTCCACCGCGGTCGAGGCCCGGGGTCTGAACGTGACCCGGGGATCACGCCGTCGGCCCACCCCTGTCCTGCACAGCCTGGACTTCCGGATCCCCGCCGGCTCCATCACAGGCCTGTTCGGCCCCTCGGGCTGCGGCAAAACCACCCTGATGCGCACCATGTCCGGGCTGCAGCGCTTCACCGGTGAGCTGCAGGTGCTGGGCTGCCCCGCCGGTGATTCTTCCCTGCGGAGTCGGATCGGGTACGTCACCCAGTCCCCCAGCCTCTACCCCGAACTCACGGTGGACGAGAACCTCGCCTACTTCGCCCGGCTGGCGGGCGGGGCCGCGGGCGGGGTGGTGGAGAAGCTCGGCCTGGAGGATGTCCGCGGCGACCGGGTCAGTGACCTCTCAGGTGGCCAACGCGGACGGGCGTCCTTGGGCGCCGCGCTCGTGGGCGAACCGGAGCTGCTGATCATGGACGAGCCGACCGTCGGTCTGGACCCCGTGATCCGGGCCCAGCTGTGGCGCAATTTCCACTCGCTGGCCGATGAGGGCCGCACACTCATCGTGTCCAGCCACGTCATGGAGGAGGCGGGCCGGTGCGATCTCCTGCTGCTCATGCGCGCGGGCGAGATCATCTGGCGGGGTGTGCCCGCCGAGCTGCTCGAGAGCACCGGCACACAGAGCTTCGAGGACGCTTTCCTCGCCACCGTCGAGAGGCCCGCACGATGA
- a CDS encoding SLAC1 family transporter, whose protein sequence is MPRYPLPPLGPAWAGSVMGTSLAATMTHIHGATFLSPLLLGVASLIFLSVSVGWLQHANPHFTQPYMGPWGMYFMGVLALGAAWTRVTGSWGWQLVTWLVATPFALVICLWQLRQFHGAPTFFWGLSLVPPMVSANSGAQLVESGVLEGHWAGAVWLVAFAGFLLSMVTALPVFARVYLELLRGRLYLPPGLTGTAWIPLGIVGQSTAVAILLSHNPLGNGGGGSREFIGIAVGYVMFALGVPMALYAAWRFWRDILTWPGYYPGWWGSVFPAGTCTLGSYQLAQVTGLGWWNWVSLVWLTVLLFHWSVCALRALAHVHEVNRAG, encoded by the coding sequence ATGCCCCGTTACCCGCTCCCGCCGCTCGGCCCCGCCTGGGCAGGCAGCGTCATGGGTACCTCACTGGCGGCCACCATGACGCACATCCACGGGGCCACCTTTCTCAGCCCGTTGCTGCTGGGCGTCGCCAGCCTTATCTTCCTGTCCGTGAGTGTCGGCTGGCTGCAGCACGCCAACCCCCATTTCACCCAGCCCTACATGGGACCCTGGGGCATGTATTTCATGGGCGTGCTGGCACTGGGTGCCGCCTGGACCCGGGTCACCGGCAGCTGGGGATGGCAGCTGGTCACCTGGTTGGTCGCCACCCCCTTTGCCCTGGTGATCTGTCTCTGGCAGCTCAGGCAGTTCCACGGCGCCCCGACCTTCTTCTGGGGCCTGTCGCTGGTTCCGCCGATGGTTTCCGCCAACTCCGGTGCGCAGCTCGTCGAATCCGGTGTGCTGGAAGGCCACTGGGCCGGCGCCGTGTGGCTGGTGGCCTTCGCCGGTTTCCTCCTCAGCATGGTCACGGCACTGCCCGTCTTCGCGCGTGTGTATCTCGAACTCCTCCGGGGCAGGCTCTACCTCCCGCCCGGGCTGACCGGTACCGCATGGATCCCGTTGGGCATCGTCGGCCAGTCCACCGCTGTCGCCATCCTGCTCAGTCACAACCCCCTGGGCAACGGCGGTGGCGGCAGCCGGGAGTTCATCGGCATCGCCGTCGGCTACGTCATGTTCGCCCTCGGGGTGCCCATGGCACTGTACGCGGCCTGGCGCTTCTGGCGGGACATTCTCACCTGGCCCGGTTATTACCCCGGCTGGTGGGGTTCGGTGTTCCCCGCCGGCACCTGCACCCTGGGCAGCTACCAGCTGGCGCAGGTCACGGGGCTCGGCTGGTGGAACTGGGTGAGCCTGGTGTGGCTGACCGTCCTGCTCTTCCACTGGTCGGTCTGCGCGTTGCGGGCCCTGGCACACGTCCACGAGGTGAACAGGGCCGGATAG
- a CDS encoding 3'-5' exonuclease, translated as MTNTSTGFDATRMFSFDLETTSANPLEARIVTSALVRIDGRSVDAVEHLADPGIEIPEGAAKIHGITTEKARAEGRPHDEVLAETVQQIKQAWADGLTLIVFNASYDLTVLRQLTGDFTVTGPVFDPYTVDRIKDPYRKGSRTLTAMCEHYGVELGNAHEATADALAAARIAWKQTRKWPEISRMNGGELMEFQAVGYHDRQSDFARYLEGQGKDPSTVNTSWPMQG; from the coding sequence ATGACGAACACCTCAACCGGCTTCGACGCGACCCGCATGTTCTCCTTCGATCTCGAGACCACTTCCGCCAACCCCCTGGAGGCCAGGATCGTGACCTCGGCGCTGGTGCGCATCGACGGCCGCTCGGTCGACGCCGTCGAACACCTCGCAGACCCCGGGATCGAGATCCCCGAGGGTGCGGCGAAGATCCACGGCATCACCACGGAGAAGGCCCGCGCGGAGGGTCGTCCGCATGATGAGGTGCTCGCGGAGACGGTGCAGCAGATCAAACAGGCGTGGGCGGATGGCCTGACCCTGATCGTGTTCAACGCCAGCTACGATCTGACGGTGCTGCGCCAGCTCACCGGCGATTTCACCGTCACCGGACCTGTCTTCGACCCGTACACGGTGGACAGGATCAAGGACCCGTACCGGAAGGGCAGCCGCACTCTCACGGCGATGTGCGAGCACTACGGCGTGGAGCTGGGTAACGCCCACGAGGCGACCGCCGACGCCCTGGCGGCCGCCCGCATCGCGTGGAAGCAGACGCGCAAATGGCCGGAGATCAGCCGTATGAACGGGGGCGAGCTCATGGAGTTCCAGGCAGTCGGCTACCACGACCGGCAGAGTGACTTCGCCCGCTACCTCGAGGGCCAGGGCAAGGACCCCTCCACCGTGAACACCAGCTGGCCGATGCAGGGCTAG
- the ligA gene encoding NAD-dependent DNA ligase LigA translates to MESTLDPGPDTTSPGNIPPVDSGAVTESVSNLDPELRRQWNELAEEVRRHRDLYYNAKPEIPDADFDEIFRRLQRLEEEHPELAVPESPTMEVGAPTAVTSTFANVEHLERMMSLDNVFDEDELREWLTRTPSETYLAELKIDGLSLALVYRDGRLERAATRGDGRVGEDVTANARVIDDIPHELTATGEFPVPALLEVRGEVFIAIEDFAEVNELRQVEGGKPFANPRNAAAGSLRQKNPEDVRKRRLRMISHGLGAREGFSPVSQHDAYRALAAWGLPVSPYTEQIHSVEEVVSKVRYWAEHRHDADHEMDGLVVKVDSYAEQRALGATSRAPRWAIAYKYPPEEVTTKLLDIQVGVGRTGRVTPFAVMRPVFVAGSTVSMATLHNQTEVQRKGVLIGDTVVIRKAGEIIPEVLGPVVEKRDGSERGFIFPTLCPSCGTRLAPQKEGDADWRCPNTRSCPAQLSSRLTYLAGRGAFDIEALGEKGAQDLIRTGILSDESELFDLTAEKLLASKVYTTKTGKVNASGEKLLANLAEARNTELWRVIVALSIRHVGPTAARALATRYRSLPVLIDAPAEDIADTDGVGAIIAASFKSWFEVDWHRELVDRWAAAGVTMAETGGDVADRTLEGLTIVVTGSLEGFSRDGAKEAIISRGGRASGSVSKKTDFVVVGENAGSKETKARDLGLTILDEAGFVRLLETGSAE, encoded by the coding sequence ATGGAATCCACCCTAGACCCTGGCCCCGACACAACATCTCCGGGCAACATCCCGCCAGTAGACTCGGGTGCTGTGACTGAGTCTGTGAGTAACCTCGACCCCGAGCTGCGCCGCCAGTGGAATGAACTGGCCGAGGAGGTCCGCCGCCACCGGGACCTCTACTACAACGCGAAGCCCGAGATCCCGGACGCCGACTTCGACGAGATCTTCCGGCGCCTGCAGAGGCTGGAGGAGGAGCACCCCGAGCTCGCGGTCCCGGAGAGCCCCACCATGGAGGTCGGCGCCCCCACGGCCGTGACCTCCACCTTCGCCAACGTCGAGCACCTCGAACGGATGATGAGCCTGGACAACGTCTTCGACGAGGACGAGCTCAGGGAGTGGCTCACCCGCACCCCGAGCGAGACCTATCTCGCCGAGCTGAAGATCGACGGGCTGTCCCTTGCGCTGGTCTACCGCGACGGTCGTCTCGAACGTGCCGCCACCCGCGGCGACGGCCGGGTGGGCGAGGACGTCACCGCCAACGCCCGGGTCATCGACGACATCCCGCACGAGCTCACCGCCACCGGGGAGTTCCCCGTGCCTGCGTTGCTGGAGGTGCGCGGCGAGGTGTTCATCGCCATCGAGGACTTCGCCGAGGTCAACGAGCTGCGGCAGGTCGAGGGCGGGAAACCCTTCGCCAACCCCCGCAACGCGGCTGCGGGATCCCTGCGCCAGAAGAACCCGGAGGACGTGCGCAAGCGTCGCCTGAGGATGATCTCCCACGGCCTCGGCGCCCGCGAAGGCTTCAGCCCCGTCTCCCAGCACGACGCCTACCGGGCGCTCGCCGCCTGGGGCCTGCCCGTCAGCCCCTACACGGAGCAGATCCATTCGGTCGAGGAGGTGGTGTCGAAGGTCCGCTACTGGGCAGAGCACCGCCACGACGCCGACCACGAGATGGACGGGCTGGTGGTCAAGGTGGATTCCTACGCCGAGCAGCGCGCCCTCGGAGCCACCTCACGCGCGCCCCGCTGGGCGATCGCCTACAAGTACCCGCCGGAGGAGGTGACCACGAAGCTGCTGGACATCCAGGTCGGCGTCGGCCGCACCGGACGTGTCACCCCCTTCGCGGTGATGAGGCCCGTGTTCGTCGCAGGTTCAACCGTCTCCATGGCCACCCTGCACAACCAGACCGAGGTGCAGCGCAAGGGCGTGCTCATCGGAGACACCGTGGTCATCCGCAAGGCGGGCGAGATCATCCCCGAGGTCCTCGGCCCGGTGGTGGAGAAACGCGACGGCTCCGAGCGCGGGTTCATCTTCCCCACCCTGTGCCCCTCCTGCGGCACCCGCCTGGCCCCGCAGAAGGAGGGTGACGCCGACTGGCGCTGCCCCAACACCCGCTCCTGCCCGGCGCAGCTGTCCTCGCGTCTGACCTACCTCGCGGGCCGGGGCGCCTTCGACATCGAGGCGCTGGGGGAGAAGGGTGCCCAGGATCTCATCCGTACCGGCATCCTCAGCGACGAATCCGAGCTCTTCGACCTGACGGCGGAGAAACTGCTGGCCTCGAAGGTCTACACCACCAAGACCGGCAAGGTGAACGCCTCCGGTGAGAAGCTGCTGGCCAACCTCGCGGAGGCCAGGAACACGGAGCTGTGGCGGGTGATCGTGGCGCTGTCGATCCGCCACGTCGGCCCGACCGCCGCCCGGGCGCTGGCCACCCGATACCGTTCCCTGCCTGTGCTTATCGACGCCCCCGCGGAAGACATCGCCGACACCGACGGCGTCGGCGCCATCATCGCCGCATCCTTCAAGTCCTGGTTCGAGGTCGACTGGCACCGCGAACTCGTCGATCGCTGGGCCGCCGCCGGCGTGACCATGGCGGAGACCGGCGGCGACGTCGCAGACCGGACGCTGGAGGGGTTGACCATCGTGGTCACCGGCTCGTTGGAGGGCTTCTCCCGCGACGGGGCCAAGGAGGCGATCATCTCCCGGGGCGGCAGGGCGTCGGGCTCGGTGTCGAAGAAGACCGACTTCGTCGTCGTGGGCGAGAACGCCGGCTCCAAGGAGACGAAGGCCCGCGACCTGGGCCTGACCATCCTCGACGAGGCCGGCTTCGTCAGGCTTCTGGAGACCGGTTCGGCGGAGTAG
- a CDS encoding ACT domain-containing protein → MSFLIRVLLPDVPGSLGQLAEAIGLADGSIQSVDVVETFPDGTVMDDIVVTLPNGAMADTLITAANTVDGVLVDSIRPFSGRVDRRGQIQMLAEVASHARNLPRAMQELVTVIPRSMTASWAVVLDHTAPGTPITRIAASQAAPEDDGSSPVDVDVPRARTLNPEAEEWVPESWGLLDSALAATPIGATGMVLVVGRAGGPDFLATEVEHLGHIGRIVGAILA, encoded by the coding sequence ATGTCTTTTCTGATCCGTGTTCTGCTCCCGGATGTCCCGGGAAGCCTCGGGCAGCTCGCGGAAGCGATAGGACTGGCGGACGGCAGCATCCAGTCCGTCGACGTCGTCGAGACCTTCCCGGACGGCACGGTGATGGACGACATCGTGGTGACCCTCCCCAACGGGGCAATGGCCGACACCCTGATCACCGCCGCCAACACGGTCGACGGCGTCCTGGTCGACTCCATCAGGCCGTTCTCCGGTCGTGTCGACCGCCGCGGTCAGATTCAGATGCTCGCCGAGGTGGCCTCCCACGCCCGCAACCTTCCGCGTGCGATGCAGGAGCTGGTGACCGTCATCCCGCGGTCCATGACCGCCTCCTGGGCGGTCGTGCTCGACCACACCGCCCCCGGCACACCCATCACCCGGATCGCCGCTTCCCAGGCGGCTCCCGAGGATGACGGCTCCTCCCCCGTCGACGTCGACGTCCCCCGCGCCCGCACCCTCAACCCCGAGGCCGAGGAATGGGTGCCCGAGTCCTGGGGGCTGCTGGATTCCGCTCTCGCGGCCACCCCCATCGGCGCCACCGGCATGGTCCTGGTCGTCGGACGTGCCGGTGGACCGGATTTCCTGGCCACCGAGGTCGAGCACCTCGGCCACATCGGCCGCATCGTCGGCGCGATCCTGGCCTGA
- the gatC gene encoding Asp-tRNA(Asn)/Glu-tRNA(Gln) amidotransferase subunit GatC, translating into MSEISRDEVAHLAMLSRLALSEEELKLFAEQIDEIVDAVSAVQKVDTEGVEPMSHPHSIATAMRADVVVPTLTAAQALDQAPAVEDGRFMVPQILGEE; encoded by the coding sequence GTGTCCGAAATTTCACGTGATGAGGTCGCCCACCTCGCCATGTTGTCCCGACTCGCTCTGAGCGAGGAGGAGCTCAAGCTGTTCGCTGAGCAGATCGACGAGATCGTCGATGCCGTCTCCGCCGTACAGAAGGTCGACACCGAGGGGGTTGAGCCCATGAGCCACCCGCACTCGATCGCGACCGCCATGCGTGCCGACGTCGTGGTGCCCACCCTCACCGCCGCACAGGCCCTTGACCAGGCCCCTGCGGTCGAGGACGGCCGTTTCATGGTTCCGCAGATCCTGGGTGAGGAGTAA
- the gatA gene encoding Asp-tRNA(Asn)/Glu-tRNA(Gln) amidotransferase subunit GatA: MTTYTLPESGLTSLSAAELAEKIHSREVSSREVTQAHLDRIAETDGEINAFLHVGAEAALQAADDVDKRLDAGEAPASPLTGVPLALKDVIVTTDAPTTGASKILEGWMSPYDATVTRKLREAGIPILGKTNLDELAMGSSTENSAFGPTRNPYDLERTPGGSGGGSAAALAAGQAPLAIGTDTGGSIRQPAALTNTVGVKPTYGTVSRYGLIAAASSLEQAGPTARTVLDAALLHEVIAGHDLFDATTVDRPIAGVVAAAREGASGDLRGLKVGVVKQFDRDGWQPGVMSSYHASLDQLTGQGAEVIEVDCPHFDDALAAYYLIMPCEVSSNLARLDGMRYGLRVGDDGTHSADEVMALTRAAGFGDEVKRRIILGTYALSVGYFDAYYLQAQRVRTLIAQDFARAFEKVDVLVTPTTPSTAFKLGEKVADPVEMYNFDLCTLPLNLAGLCGMSVPAGFAEDSGMPVGLQIMAPAFADDRLYRVGAAFEAGRS, from the coding sequence ATGACCACCTACACTTTGCCCGAATCCGGGCTGACCTCCCTCAGCGCCGCTGAACTTGCGGAGAAGATCCATTCCCGTGAGGTCTCCTCCCGCGAGGTGACCCAGGCCCACCTGGACCGCATCGCCGAGACCGACGGGGAGATCAACGCCTTCCTGCATGTCGGCGCCGAGGCCGCCCTGCAGGCGGCCGACGACGTGGACAAGCGTCTCGACGCAGGCGAGGCCCCCGCCTCGCCTCTCACGGGCGTGCCGCTGGCACTCAAGGACGTCATCGTGACCACGGATGCGCCGACGACCGGTGCATCGAAGATCCTCGAGGGCTGGATGAGCCCCTACGACGCGACGGTGACCCGCAAGCTCCGCGAGGCGGGTATCCCCATCCTGGGTAAGACCAACCTGGATGAGCTGGCCATGGGTTCCTCCACGGAGAACTCCGCGTTCGGCCCCACCCGCAATCCCTACGACCTGGAACGCACCCCCGGTGGCTCCGGTGGCGGTTCCGCCGCGGCGCTCGCGGCCGGGCAGGCCCCGCTGGCGATCGGCACCGACACCGGCGGCTCCATCCGCCAGCCGGCCGCCCTGACCAACACCGTCGGTGTGAAGCCGACCTACGGCACCGTCTCCCGCTACGGGCTCATCGCCGCTGCCTCCTCCCTCGAGCAGGCCGGCCCCACCGCCCGCACGGTTCTCGACGCCGCCCTCCTCCACGAGGTCATCGCCGGGCACGACCTGTTCGACGCCACCACCGTCGACCGTCCGATCGCCGGTGTCGTCGCCGCGGCCCGCGAGGGTGCATCCGGCGACCTCAGGGGCCTCAAGGTCGGTGTGGTCAAGCAGTTCGACCGCGACGGCTGGCAGCCCGGCGTGATGAGCAGCTACCATGCCTCCCTCGACCAGCTCACCGGGCAGGGCGCAGAGGTCATCGAGGTCGACTGCCCTCACTTCGATGACGCCCTGGCCGCGTACTACCTGATCATGCCGTGTGAGGTCTCCTCCAACCTGGCCCGCCTGGACGGCATGCGTTACGGCCTGCGCGTCGGCGATGACGGCACCCACTCCGCCGACGAGGTCATGGCGCTGACCCGCGCCGCCGGCTTCGGCGACGAGGTCAAGCGCCGCATCATCCTGGGCACCTACGCGCTGTCCGTCGGGTACTTCGACGCCTACTACCTGCAGGCACAGCGCGTGCGTACCCTCATCGCGCAGGACTTCGCCAGGGCCTTCGAGAAGGTCGATGTCCTGGTCACGCCCACGACCCCGTCCACCGCGTTCAAACTGGGGGAGAAGGTCGCCGACCCGGTCGAGATGTACAACTTCGACCTGTGCACCCTGCCGCTGAACCTGGCGGGCCTGTGCGGCATGTCCGTGCCCGCCGGTTTCGCGGAGGACTCCGGCATGCCGGTGGGCCTGCAGATCATGGCCCCGGCCTTCGCCGATGACCGTCTCTACCGCGTCGGTGCGGCATTCGAGGCCGGTCGCAGCTGA
- a CDS encoding YczE/YyaS/YitT family protein: MILRQLRRVLVFTLGIFIMSLGVAASVRAALGTAPITSFPTVLSLATPLSVGTYSVLFNVLMLVIVIILQRRKFPPVQLLQLPVAFLFGWFIDLAMSLTWWLEPSNYAVQWVWTIIGVVLIAVGVYIEVQPRLTYIPADGLITVITTMSRAPFGKVKMIFDWTLVSISALLSLVLMGSLQGVREGTVFAAFAVGALVRVIGNLHDRWRLERRQE; this comes from the coding sequence GTGATCCTGCGTCAGTTGCGCCGGGTGCTGGTGTTCACGTTAGGCATCTTCATCATGTCCCTGGGCGTGGCGGCTTCCGTGCGCGCGGCCCTGGGCACCGCGCCGATCACTTCGTTTCCGACGGTCCTGTCGCTGGCCACCCCGCTCAGCGTGGGCACCTACAGCGTGCTGTTCAACGTGCTGATGCTGGTGATCGTGATCATCCTGCAGCGCCGGAAATTTCCGCCCGTCCAGTTGCTGCAGCTGCCGGTGGCCTTCCTGTTCGGCTGGTTCATTGACCTGGCCATGTCGCTGACCTGGTGGCTCGAGCCCTCGAACTATGCCGTGCAGTGGGTGTGGACCATCATCGGCGTGGTCCTCATCGCCGTCGGCGTCTACATCGAGGTGCAGCCCAGGCTGACCTACATCCCCGCGGACGGACTGATCACGGTGATCACGACGATGTCCAGGGCGCCGTTCGGCAAGGTGAAGATGATCTTCGACTGGACCCTGGTGAGCATCTCGGCGCTGCTCTCCCTGGTGCTGATGGGCAGCCTCCAGGGTGTGCGCGAGGGCACCGTGTTCGCTGCTTTCGCGGTCGGCGCCCTGGTGCGGGTGATCGGGAACCTGCATGATCGCTGGCGTCTGGAACGCCGGCAGGAATAG